From the genome of Denticeps clupeoides chromosome 17, fDenClu1.1, whole genome shotgun sequence:
ttctgtatgttctgtttgcAGATTGTCGCGTTATGAAATATGTTCATTCTGGCTGTAATCTCCTGCTCTCTGAACCTCGATTAGAAATGCATCGTGCATCATGCACCATGATCCCCTCTACTTAACCCACATTTAGTTTATGTAACGCACAGCTTGTGTGTCTGATGTCTGATTTCGCCAaacaacatttctttctttcaattcTCAAttgaaagaaataaatgaaagaattcaattcaatttctttCAAAACTCGAATCTTACTTGATGGCCTCCGCCATGATGGCCACCGCCAGAACCAGGACCAGACTCTTCATGGTGGCTCCCGTGTCGGTCTCCTCTTACGAACACTGCAGCTCCTGGGAGCCGGTGGCCCTTATATCTCCAGCGGAGGAGCCGCGCACCACGCCCAGCCCGGCGCGACCTCTCCGGCCCTCTGAACACGCAGGCGACCTCTGATAAAGACCACGATAAGTGGCTGATACGCTTCTAATGTGTTACCACTTGCTATTGTATTTGGAACAGGTATTAAAAGTGCTTTTTAAGGCTACGCTACATAAATGCTCATATCTGTAGGAATTGAGTGCGAATccaggggacaaaaaaaaaaagaaaacccttaAATTCCACAGATTGCCAAAATGGTTATTTCTTATGTATATTCTAATTATTGTAAATAGCTTAATGTCCTATCAGATTTGACACACTATGCAAACAGTCTGAATAAAGGGCTTTAGTCAAGGTCATGAACTGTTAATGGTTATAAAACGGTTATATCTTATCTCTGGCAGTGGTGTGTAGATGTGGAAAATACGTACTGTACCCTCAGTAAAGCTTTACAGGTCGTGGTTTTGGATCATGGTGGGTATCGGGCTGTTTCAGTTGGTGCTGCAGACCGACAGAAAGCTGCTGTATTGATTCCAGCGGGAAACTGAGCTCTCCGCCAATAGTAATCCTGCATCGGACTTCCCGCCGGCGACTAATCATGACAAACTTCACATGCCATCGATGCCAAATGAATTCAGAGGCCACTGTCGGACACTTTTCATGTTCAGgacatgtggggcagtggtggcctagcggaaggaagcggccccgtaatcagaaggttgccggttcgaatcctgatccgatcccaaggtgccactgaggtgccactgagcaaagcaccgtccccacacactgctccccgggcgccggtcatggctgcccactgctcactcagggtgatggttaaatacagaggacaaatttcactgtgtgcaccatgtgctgtgctgctgtgtatcacaagtgacaatcacttcactagaTATGCTGAGATGGTCAGGATGGTCTGAGGAATCTCTTGTTCCACTCATGTTGTTCTCTAACCATTTTCACTAAGTGTGGTTCTCTAACCATCATCCTGTTTCCTTTCAGACCAGCTCATGACATCAGTCTGGAGGAGTTTGATGATGAAGATCTGTCCGAGATCACAGACGACTGTGGAATTGGCCTCAACTATGACTCTGACCCATATGACAAGGTATGGACCCGGCCCCATGCTGTAATGTTAACCGCCATGTTACTGCTGAAGTGGAACCATTGTCTGCGGTGTGATTTTCATCTTCAGCTTCACACAACTCGCTACTCTCCTAGATTCTAGTGTTCTGTACAACCGgatctgtgtgcgtgtgtgtccattGACAGTGGAATTTAATGCCAACATCTCAAATAGGTTCCAGGAAGAATTCAGGTTCTTCTTCCTCCCTGCGTCCATTCTCTTCTCTTGTAAAGAAGGTGTGAATGAGATGTTCACAGTGCTTGTTCTAGTGAAAAAGCAACTTCTCTTAATTGGAATATGGGTCATAAAAAAGCAGAGCCTATATAGCAAGTAAGGCGCAACGTATAATAAAACGACTTTGTTGgttaaaatgtgtgtatttgggtatgagtgtgtgtgtgtgtgtgtgtgagagtttgtctGACATGGTCCCTGGTTATTATATTTTCCATGTTGCCAATGGAGgattttactgtatatttcatCAGACCTtaattaacacaaacacactcacacttgtaCCGATGAATAATGGAACATTCGGCGGCTgtatggaaaataaaaataaatgttcaggtCAGTCATGTTTAAAACACCAGATTTGTTGTTTTGAGGAAATTTATTGGACAGCAACAGAGAAGAAAACTGTCTTGGGTCGTGCATGAGATTTGTACGTATTCCAGCTGCAGTGCAGCTCCGCAGATGTTATAGGAGGCAGAGGTTCCATTCAGCAGCTTGCTCAGAGTGCAGATCTTTCCAGGGTGGTGGCTGTTACAGCTGGGGATGCCGTGTTTCCAGGCTCCGGGGATGATGGGAACTGACGTCTTCTGATTAGGTCTGCGGGGGACGGGGGGGCCGTTTAGGCTGCGGTGGCGAAGCCCAGCTGGTTGTTGGCGCGGTCGTACACGGAATAGTACTGCCTGAGGAAGACATCTCCCAGGATCCACAGGGGCTGCCCGTTCTGTGAGGGCAGGTAGGTCGGGGTGATGTTGATGGTGCAGCTCTGTGGAgaccaggagagagagaaatgaggaTCAGCATCATGGCTGCCGTCCATTTCGTCCAGGAAGACATGGCCCATTGATTCACCTGGGAAACGTAGGCCGAGGGAGGCAGAGGGAAGTCCACCCCACTGATGGTGAAGGTCAGGGTGGGCAGGCTGCTCACCTGACTGCAGTCCACCACAtactgaaagagagagagagagacatcatTTCAGCTCTCCTCAAAAGCTCCACCTTCTCCGGAGTCACCGTACCTGTCCGTACTGATCCTGCTGAGCGCCGATCGACTGCATCAGTGAGCCCAGGACCTGCTGAGGGGCAGTCAGCATGGAGGTGCCAGTGTCCACGATGGCCTGGCAGCCCTGAGAGCACCAGCCGGTGGCCTGACCGCCCACCAGGAATCTTCATTCCAAGATACAAACATTTCCATCGCATTTTACTCTGAATACGGCTTCGTGGGTCCaaatactgaaataataaaacaccTACGCCTGAATTCCGATCTGCCAGTAGGATTCAGAAGTGACTGGAGTCCAGTAGATCTGCCCGGTGTACATGTTTTGGTCCACGCCACCAAAGGCCACCTCACTTCCCTGGCCACCGCTGTCCAATCAGAAAAGCAGCAGGAACCATTATGCATTTCTCCAGACTGTCTCTGACCAATTCCATCACTGACCAGTGCCTCGAATTTCAGAACATACAACGATGTGTGTCGGTATGCTGTACCTGGACAGGTAGAAGGCGAAAATGTCCGACTGCAGGAGACCCTGCTGTATCATGGTGTCCACAACGGGCGTTTGCTGTCCTGCTGAGATGCTGGGGTAGGCCAGTCCCAGAATACCATCAAACTGGGCCACCACGAAGTTCTGACCGGGCTCATTGGTGCTGACACCCACCTCCTGGCTCTGGATGGTGATGCCAGCCACCTGAGGAGAGGAGGGACAGGGACATGTGAGGAGGAACGTGCCTGTTTGTTGGAATGAACAGTACGAGTACATCCAGCGCACTCACAGTGACAGTATCGTAGCCAAAGAGACCACTCAGGCTACCAGCTCCATACGGCAGATAGAAGGTCTGGCCAGTGCTGGACCAGGTGGAGGACTGCTGAGGGTTGAACTGGGTGTGGGTTGCTGGGAAGACAGACGGTGATGTTTTGATAAATGCACTCAGGAGCCTTGAACATCACTACATGGGGGCGTGGTCGTAATGAACAGACGTACTGCAGGCCTGCGTGCTACAGTAGACTGAATCCACCCACAGGTTGGAGGAACCAGTGTCAAACAGCACCTGGAAGGACTGGGGTGGGGTTCCAACAGTGATGGCTCCATAGTACTCGTTCTGAAAGACGGAGAAAAACCTGTACATTTCTTCTCAAAGACAAGGATTTGGCTGGCTGGATCTTTTCAACTTGAATGCTTTGGAGACAAGATGAAACTATTCATGAAACACTATGGACCAGTCTAGCTAGTTCAACTTTTTTAGGACTGTGGTTGTTTGATGAAAGTTCTCCATGTACATGGTGTCTCCACAGGGTGGTAAGATGGTGGAAAGGGATGGAAGTTGGAGTGTAGGTGAGTGTCACTCACGTCATTGTAGTTGCTCATGGGGTCGATGCCGGAGGTGGCCAGGACCTCGCGGGGTTGGTACTTGAGGGCGGGGTCAGTGTAAGGCAGGCGCACGCCCCTTTCCCTCAGCATCTGCCTGATGGACTTCCCCCTCGTCAGAGGCACCCtgcaccaaaaaaacacaccagacGGTTACTCAAAAATCACAATTCCAGAAATGTGGACAAATACGTCCATCAGGCGGGTGACCAAACTGAGCTGCAGTTCTAAAGGAAAGCAAGTCTTACTTGTGGAGGGCCTCGGACATGACGGCCAAAGCGAGAAGAAAGATCAGACTCTTCATGGTGGCTCGGTCTCTGCTCGTGAACACGGCTACTCCGGGGAGATTGTGGCCCTTATATAGTGGACCCAGGGCCCGTCATCACGCAGGTCCTTCTGACCTCCTGTCCTCTGAGTCAgctctttttgttttgctttgcgGGCCACATGTACAGTGCAGGCGATTAGGAATCTTTTGAtaagaagggtggtagtagcctagtgggcaacatgctcgcctatgaaccagaagacccaggttcaaatcccgcttactaccattgtgtccctgagcaagaccctaagtgtctccagggggggactgtccctgtaactactgattgtaagtcgctctggataaggacgtctgataaatgctggagaTGTGTTGTACAGTATGGACACTGATTCCAGGGAACATGAATATCACTGTGAGTGTCTGGAAGATGTAACCCCCATGGATCCCTGACGCACCAACCACTTTGGGAACCAGATCTCTCCATGTACCCTACTGGTGGCCAAGGGTGTTTGCCAATGCAAGGTCAAGACTATCATGCCATGTCCTGGATAACTGGGATTTAATCATGGCCGCAAGTGGAAAGCAAATTTTGTGTATCTTATCTTAGTAGTTATGAACGATTATTAAACAAGATTCTGAAAAACAGCGATCATAACAAGCTGAAGGCAGTTATGTTTTATGAAACACTGCCGCTGAGGACATGGTGAATGGTGAATGGAAGTCCTCGCCCTGCTGGAGATGCCTTCTGATCAGGAGAAACCACATGACTGGAACTGACGTTGCTGTGGTGGTCCATGCTGGTTGAGGCTGCAGGAACGGATGAGATTTGTCCAGAGGTGTTGAAGACGCTGGACAGTGGAGGAGTGCAGTTaatacaggcgcccggggagcagtgtgtggggacgggaccttcattaaggggacctcggtggcaccttggcgggtcaggattcaaacctgcaaaccTGCCACctgcagtggcggcctagcggttaaggaagcggccccgttatcagaaggtttgccaaggtgccactgagcaaagcaccgtccccacacactgctccccgggcgcctgtcatggtgcccactgctcactcagggtgatggttaaatacagaggacacatttcactgtatgcaccgtgtgctgtgctgctgtgtttcacaatgatcacttcactttcacttcatattccgattacgggtccgcttgcGTACCTGCTTGGACACCACTGGACAGGGTCAGCTTAGAAAGGAACGGTCTCTGCTTTGGTCTCTTATTCGCACATGATGACGTCCTCATGGCCACAACATGGGATTGTGTCTACGTTCCTGTCCTTCCCGACGTTCTTGAACTCGTGAACGTCTTTGCAGGGCTGCTGGAGTTCCTCTCCTTGGCAGGGTGAACGTCCTCCACGTCAAGACGAGTCAGCTGAGGGGGGTTTGGGCAACACCAATACATGCAAAATACGAACGATGGAACCACAGgaacaatatgaaaaaaacacaccgCGTGGAGAAGTAATGTTTATTTTGCGATGGGATGGACGAGTGTCCCTCGCTACAGACTTGTTCTTCGCGCCGTTGCAGAGATTCAGCTGCTGAATCAGCACGCTGCGTATCAAGCAGCATCTGAGCTGCACCGAGTGTGATGAAGATAAACCGCAGGGCTGCCGGCGCGGGACAGAAAATCCACCTAAAAAGGGGCAGGAAAAAGCTCACTGCATGAATAAGTTCTCTCTGTTGCGACTGgtctgtctgctgtgtgtgtgtgtgtgtgtgtgtgcgaatgaATGAAACCGTCTGCTTGCGGTGAGAAGACCTGCAGTGCACCACTCTGGAAGCAGGAACCTCCCGGCTACACGCGGCCCGTTCACTGAGCTGTC
Proteins encoded in this window:
- the LOC114766539 gene encoding gastricsin-like — protein: MKSLIFLLALAVMSEALHKVPLTRGKSIRQMLRERGVRLPYTDPALKYQPREVLATSGIDPMSNYNDNEYYGAITVGTPPQSFQVLFDTGSSNLWVDSVYCSTQACTTHTQFNPQQSSTWSSTGQTFYLPYGAGSLSGLFGYDTVTVAGITIQSQEVGVSTNEPGQNFVVAQFDGILGLAYPSISAGQQTPVVDTMIQQGLLQSDIFAFYLSSGGQGSEVAFGGVDQNMYTGQIYWTPVTSESYWQIGIQAFLVGGQATGWCSQGCQAIVDTGTSMLTAPQQVLGSLMQSIGAQQDQYGQYVVDCSQVSSLPTLTFTISGVDFPLPPSAYVSQVNQWAICTINITPTYLPSQNGQPLWILGDVFLRQYYSVYDRANNQLGFATAA